In one window of Methanoculleus thermophilus DNA:
- a CDS encoding DUF1890 domain-containing protein, giving the protein MRENDNNEKTALILLGCPQVPVQTSMALYLAHALNQQGIRPVIAGTTAARKLMEVADPGRYYISEMADLDDTIDAITEKERDFDLCFVFIHNDSGIAYAGTMAYISTARLYAVLFGEHADDLAGEIEFPCEIVAAKAVHNPMPLKRRLDEVMQQWAAVSKH; this is encoded by the coding sequence ATGAGAGAAAACGACAACAACGAAAAGACTGCACTCATCCTGCTCGGGTGCCCGCAGGTGCCCGTCCAGACGAGCATGGCGCTCTATCTCGCGCATGCGCTGAACCAGCAGGGTATCCGGCCGGTGATTGCCGGAACGACGGCTGCGCGGAAGTTAATGGAGGTGGCCGACCCGGGCCGGTATTACATCTCGGAGATGGCCGATCTTGACGATACTATCGATGCGATCACGGAAAAAGAGCGAGATTTCGACCTCTGCTTCGTCTTCATCCACAACGATTCAGGGATTGCGTATGCAGGCACCATGGCCTACATATCAACAGCGCGGTTGTATGCGGTTCTCTTCGGGGAGCACGCCGACGATCTCGCCGGCGAGATCGAGTTCCCCTGCGAGATCGTCGCGGCGAAGGCCGTGCACAACCCCATGCCGCTGAAGCGGAGACTTGACGAGGTGATGCAGCAATGGGCGGCTGTCTCGAAGCACTGA
- a CDS encoding PKD domain-containing protein, protein MCGRRGPAFSGGYGEGDRGLSDVWRLKTAGSNDRNPTHTYTTPGTYTVTLQVYNNGGYNATRMNITVTDPVPPTASFTANQTSGTAPLAVQFNDTSTGSPIVWNRSFGDGTWYNTTDAAERNVTHTYAAAGNYTVSLTVSNAAGSNTSTRTDYIWVSAAPTPTPTSQPSHGGGGGGGKTGGPDGYNVGGDSAVSKVNVTGTGLSRLIVTGWAQSSPGSGIPPVPGIPYQYINLVPARFETITGATITFTVPVAWLDEHNLTAEEMVMYRYNGTAWEALPTTVVEITGTSATFTATSPGFGLSAITGIKQPEEPATTPTATAEPTATQTTAAPAGEPAPEIPLGTFALIGLLILVLAAGGYLVRRWWRRRQNPGLSRDYD, encoded by the coding sequence GTGTGCGGCCGGCGGGGCCCGGCGTTCTCCGGCGGCTATGGAGAAGGAGACCGCGGCCTGAGCGACGTCTGGCGCCTTAAGACCGCAGGATCGAACGACCGGAACCCCACGCACACCTACACCACACCGGGCACCTACACGGTAACCCTGCAGGTATACAACAACGGCGGCTACAACGCCACGCGAATGAACATCACAGTCACGGATCCGGTCCCCCCAACGGCTAGTTTCACCGCCAACCAGACCTCCGGCACCGCCCCACTTGCCGTGCAGTTCAACGACACCTCCACCGGATCGCCGATCGTCTGGAACAGGTCCTTCGGGGACGGTACGTGGTACAACACCACGGACGCGGCGGAGAGGAACGTCACGCACACTTACGCCGCCGCCGGGAATTACACGGTCAGCCTGACGGTCAGCAATGCGGCGGGGAGCAACACGAGCACCAGGACCGACTACATCTGGGTCTCCGCCGCACCCACGCCGACCCCGACCAGCCAGCCGAGCCACGGTGGTGGTGGTGGTGGCGGCAAGACGGGCGGGCCGGACGGCTACAACGTGGGCGGCGACTCGGCCGTGAGCAAGGTCAATGTCACCGGCACGGGGCTCTCCAGGCTGATCGTCACCGGTTGGGCGCAGTCCTCCCCGGGCTCCGGGATCCCCCCGGTGCCGGGCATCCCGTACCAGTACATCAACCTGGTGCCGGCCCGGTTCGAGACGATCACCGGGGCGACGATCACCTTCACCGTCCCGGTCGCGTGGCTCGATGAGCACAACCTCACCGCAGAGGAGATGGTGATGTACCGCTACAACGGCACGGCGTGGGAGGCGCTCCCGACGACGGTCGTGGAAATCACCGGGACATCGGCCACCTTCACGGCGACGAGTCCCGGGTTCGGGCTCTCTGCGATCACGGGGATCAAGCAGCCCGAGGAGCCCGCAACTACCCCGACAGCGACGGCAGAACCCACCGCGACGCAGACCACGGCCGCTCCGGCCGGCGAGCCGGCGCCCGAGATCCCGCTCGGGACCTTCGCCCTTATCGGTTTGTTGATCCTGGTGCTTGCCGCCGGAGGCTATCTGGTCCGCCGCTGGTGGAGGCGGCGGCAGAACCCGGGACTCTCCCGGGATTACGATTGA
- the fdhD gene encoding formate dehydrogenase accessory sulfurtransferase FdhD, whose translation MQIVCRAGIQVTGEDAREVHDDIIVEDHVRLFLNGEFLTALVASYDRLADLGAGFVITEGLAERVDSVEVDGKDIYISAPARKEFQLETESSGGSRVVGEPRSVASSITITADGVRAVTAAIESDVWRRTGGVHCSVLFCDGELITRACDVGRHNTVDKVVGYAALQGLDRSRCILGCTGRQPAGMVAKAANAGIPIVVSRAASTDRGILTAERAGITLIGFSRGERFTIYTHPERVPDVFERLKKA comes from the coding sequence ATGCAGATCGTCTGCCGCGCCGGGATCCAGGTGACGGGTGAAGATGCACGGGAGGTTCACGATGACATCATCGTCGAGGACCATGTGCGGCTCTTCTTAAACGGAGAGTTCCTCACGGCCCTGGTGGCGAGCTACGACCGGCTCGCCGACCTCGGGGCCGGGTTCGTCATCACCGAGGGGCTGGCGGAGAGGGTCGATTCGGTGGAGGTCGACGGGAAGGATATCTATATCTCCGCCCCGGCGAGAAAGGAGTTCCAGCTTGAGACTGAGTCTTCCGGTGGCTCCCGCGTGGTCGGCGAACCGCGATCCGTCGCATCGTCCATAACCATAACGGCCGACGGCGTCCGCGCGGTCACGGCGGCGATCGAGTCGGATGTCTGGCGGAGAACCGGCGGCGTCCACTGCTCGGTTCTCTTCTGCGACGGCGAACTCATCACCCGGGCCTGCGATGTCGGGAGGCACAACACCGTCGATAAGGTCGTGGGCTATGCGGCCCTCCAGGGGCTTGACCGGTCCAGGTGCATCCTCGGCTGCACAGGCCGGCAACCGGCTGGGATGGTCGCGAAGGCGGCGAATGCGGGCATCCCGATCGTCGTCTCCCGCGCCGCCTCGACCGACCGGGGGATCCTCACGGCCGAGAGAGCGGGAATCACATTGATCGGCTTTTCGCGGGGGGAGCGGTTCACCATCTATACGCACCCTGAGCGGGTGCCTGACGTCTTTGAACGCCTAAAGAAGGCTTAA
- a CDS encoding LL-diaminopimelate aminotransferase, with translation MYSRRMDNLPPYLFARIDEMKEEKLRQGVDVIDLGVGDPDLPTPPHIVEALCEAARDPKNHHYPSYAGMLAYREAVAQWYRARFGVDLDPKKETLALIGSKEGIAHIAEAFVNPGEYVLAADPGYPVYKTSTLFAEGKVYEMPLLAENNFLPVLEDIPADVVKQARLMFINYPNNPTAATAPLSFFEEVVEFAREHNIVVVHDNAYSEITFDGYRAPSFLEVDGAMEVGIEMHSLSKTYNMTGWRIGMACGNADIVAGLGRVKTNVDSGAFDAIQHAAIAALTGPQDCVANACAIYQERRDALVKGLTEIGLDVKAPKATFYVWAPVDDCMAFAAKLLDQAGIVATPGVGFGKNGEGFVRFAITRSIERINEAVDRMRGLDL, from the coding sequence ATGTACTCAAGACGCATGGATAACCTTCCCCCGTATCTCTTTGCACGCATTGACGAGATGAAAGAGGAGAAACTGCGCCAGGGTGTCGACGTCATCGACCTCGGTGTCGGCGACCCTGACCTCCCAACTCCCCCGCACATCGTGGAGGCGCTCTGTGAGGCAGCCCGCGATCCAAAGAACCATCACTACCCCTCCTACGCGGGTATGCTCGCCTACCGCGAAGCGGTTGCCCAATGGTACCGGGCCCGGTTCGGGGTCGACCTCGACCCGAAGAAAGAGACCCTCGCGCTCATCGGGTCGAAGGAAGGCATCGCTCACATAGCCGAGGCCTTTGTCAACCCCGGAGAATACGTCCTCGCCGCCGACCCCGGTTACCCCGTCTACAAGACCTCCACGCTCTTTGCCGAAGGAAAGGTCTACGAGATGCCTCTTCTCGCGGAGAACAACTTCCTCCCGGTGCTCGAGGATATCCCCGCCGACGTCGTGAAGCAGGCAAGACTGATGTTCATCAACTATCCAAACAACCCCACCGCCGCCACGGCGCCCCTCTCGTTCTTTGAGGAGGTCGTCGAGTTTGCGCGCGAGCACAACATCGTCGTCGTCCACGACAACGCCTACTCCGAGATCACCTTCGACGGCTACCGGGCGCCCTCGTTCCTTGAGGTGGACGGCGCAATGGAGGTGGGCATCGAGATGCATTCGCTCTCAAAGACCTACAACATGACCGGGTGGCGGATCGGGATGGCCTGCGGGAACGCCGATATTGTCGCAGGGCTTGGCCGGGTCAAGACCAACGTCGACTCCGGGGCCTTCGACGCCATCCAGCACGCCGCAATCGCCGCGCTTACCGGCCCCCAGGACTGTGTCGCGAACGCCTGCGCGATCTACCAGGAGCGCAGGGACGCGCTTGTGAAAGGGCTTACCGAGATCGGGCTTGACGTCAAGGCGCCGAAGGCGACCTTCTACGTCTGGGCGCCGGTCGACGACTGCATGGCGTTTGCTGCAAAACTCCTCGACCAGGCCGGGATCGTCGCGACCCCCGGAGTAGGTTTCGGCAAGAACGGCGAAGGATTCGTCCGGTTCGCAATCACCAGGTCGATCGAGCGGATCAACGAGGCGGTCGACCGGATGCGGGGGCTTGACCTGTGA
- the lysA gene encoding diaminopimelate decarboxylase, which produces MILPPHLSVRDGHLWIGEHDTVGLAERFGTPLYVTSEDRIRENFQRLSGALTAHYKKVRILYAAKANGNLAVFKTLASMGAGADVFSAGEVALALASGMRPESLLFNGSSKTPSDHALAVEKGIRVSVDSVDELRQLDAVAKEAGKTVEIAFRVNPAIDVPTHPKIATGLATSKFGIPAGQILDAYREALALENVNPVGIHCHIGSQILAVEPFAREVEVLIDVARDLLDIGVDPAFIDIGGGLGIPYRRETDRAPTPEDYAGAVMPVFLRGIKELGIEPEFWVEPGRWLVADSTILLTRVNSTKTAHKTFANVDAGFNLLIRPTMYDSYHEVVAANKADAPAVSEYSVTGPICETGDILAKDRMLPELAAGDIIAVLDAGAYGFAMSSQYNSRPRCAEVLLAGKEAALMRRAETIEDLTATMVTVPWQE; this is translated from the coding sequence GTGATCCTCCCACCCCACCTCTCGGTCAGGGACGGCCACCTCTGGATCGGCGAGCACGATACGGTGGGCCTTGCCGAACGGTTCGGCACCCCGCTCTACGTCACGAGCGAGGACAGGATCCGCGAGAACTTCCAGCGCCTCTCCGGCGCACTCACCGCCCATTACAAAAAGGTCCGCATCCTCTACGCCGCAAAGGCGAACGGCAACCTCGCGGTCTTCAAGACCCTTGCATCGATGGGCGCAGGGGCGGACGTCTTCTCCGCAGGAGAGGTCGCCCTCGCCCTCGCCTCAGGGATGCGGCCAGAGTCGCTCCTCTTCAACGGGAGCTCAAAGACTCCCTCGGACCATGCCCTCGCGGTCGAGAAGGGGATCCGGGTCTCGGTGGACTCGGTCGACGAACTCCGGCAGCTTGACGCCGTAGCGAAAGAGGCGGGAAAGACCGTCGAGATCGCCTTCAGGGTCAACCCCGCAATCGATGTCCCAACCCACCCGAAGATCGCAACTGGGCTTGCGACGAGCAAGTTCGGCATTCCGGCCGGGCAGATCCTCGATGCCTACCGCGAGGCGCTCGCGCTTGAGAACGTGAACCCCGTCGGGATCCACTGCCACATCGGCTCGCAGATCCTCGCCGTGGAACCCTTCGCCCGCGAGGTCGAGGTGCTGATCGACGTCGCCCGCGACCTCCTCGATATCGGGGTCGATCCCGCGTTCATCGATATCGGAGGCGGCCTCGGGATCCCCTACCGCCGGGAGACGGACCGGGCCCCGACGCCTGAGGACTACGCGGGAGCGGTGATGCCGGTCTTCCTCCGCGGCATCAAAGAACTCGGGATAGAGCCCGAGTTCTGGGTCGAACCGGGCCGGTGGCTCGTCGCCGACTCAACGATCCTCCTAACAAGGGTCAACTCCACGAAGACCGCTCACAAGACCTTCGCGAACGTCGATGCCGGGTTCAATCTCCTGATCCGGCCGACGATGTATGACTCCTACCACGAGGTCGTGGCGGCGAACAAAGCCGACGCCCCAGCCGTTTCCGAGTACTCCGTCACGGGACCGATCTGCGAGACGGGCGACATCCTCGCGAAAGACCGGATGCTCCCCGAACTTGCAGCAGGCGACATCATCGCGGTGCTCGACGCCGGGGCCTACGGGTTTGCGATGTCGTCCCAGTACAACAGCCGCCCGCGGTGCGCCGAAGTCCTCCTTGCAGGCAAGGAGGCAGCCCTGATGCGCCGTGCCGAGACGATCGAGGACCTGACCGCCACCATGGTGACGGTGCCCTGGCAGGAGTAG
- a CDS encoding nucleotide-binding protein, producing the protein MKFHYLLVDDLLGKEEFERRVEEKVAESGDLLDEQTAAMLVVKDLGRSHVRIRDLAGASSLACFFGKVLSIEEPREFERPDGTTGLVANVLVGDETGRARLTLWDEKAGGIAEIGVGDVLEVLGRPKGRGKIPDVTVVAAQEAACEITCDEAETSAPQSSREDLEVRLIALGSPRAFTRRDGTPGEMVEAVIGNEEGVFRLVVWAPAILEGFRAGETVVIRGAAVKDGEKGIEYSLGEAGSITRTEREIVVPLDTIADVEEGGAYSLSGTVVQVQPARSFVTRSGRQSLVRNLVIADRTGEIPVVIWGEKAEEHLAVGDTLEVYNVSARKGRYGDLEVHVSWGSALVILAKEEVEVEVEGTIIPTRQGTALETADACYLLAEPLPVGYLVRARGTVYRGVIQISHLESITPDRDALQSRLDRLNEKP; encoded by the coding sequence GTGAAGTTCCACTACCTTCTGGTCGACGATCTCCTCGGAAAGGAGGAGTTCGAACGACGGGTGGAGGAGAAGGTAGCGGAGTCGGGAGACCTCCTCGACGAACAGACGGCGGCTATGCTGGTCGTAAAAGACCTCGGCCGTTCGCATGTTCGTATACGCGACCTTGCCGGGGCTTCGAGCCTCGCCTGCTTCTTTGGAAAGGTCCTCTCCATCGAGGAGCCCCGGGAATTCGAGCGGCCAGACGGCACGACCGGCCTTGTCGCGAACGTGCTGGTGGGCGATGAGACCGGCAGGGCCAGGCTGACCCTCTGGGACGAGAAGGCCGGTGGGATTGCCGAGATCGGGGTAGGCGACGTCCTTGAGGTCCTCGGCAGGCCGAAGGGGCGCGGGAAGATCCCCGACGTCACCGTCGTTGCGGCCCAGGAGGCGGCGTGCGAGATCACCTGCGATGAGGCGGAGACCTCTGCACCCCAAAGTTCGAGAGAAGATCTCGAAGTGAGGCTCATCGCCCTCGGGAGCCCGCGGGCATTCACGAGGCGCGATGGAACCCCGGGAGAGATGGTCGAAGCGGTGATCGGGAACGAAGAGGGAGTCTTTCGGCTCGTCGTCTGGGCTCCCGCTATTCTAGAGGGGTTCCGTGCGGGGGAGACGGTCGTCATCCGCGGTGCCGCTGTCAAGGATGGGGAGAAGGGAATAGAGTACAGCCTCGGCGAAGCGGGCTCCATCACCCGAACGGAGCGGGAGATCGTCGTCCCGCTGGATACCATCGCCGACGTCGAGGAAGGGGGGGCCTATTCTCTTTCCGGCACGGTTGTGCAGGTGCAGCCCGCCCGCTCATTTGTCACGCGGAGCGGGAGGCAGTCTTTGGTCCGGAACCTGGTCATCGCCGACCGGACCGGGGAGATCCCGGTCGTCATCTGGGGCGAGAAGGCAGAAGAGCATCTGGCAGTCGGTGACACGCTCGAAGTCTACAACGTGAGCGCCCGGAAAGGTCGATACGGCGATCTTGAGGTGCATGTCTCCTGGGGAAGCGCCCTCGTTATCCTTGCTAAAGAAGAGGTGGAGGTGGAGGTCGAAGGGACGATCATCCCAACCCGACAGGGGACGGCTCTCGAGACCGCCGATGCCTGCTACCTCCTTGCCGAGCCCCTGCCGGTCGGATACCTGGTGCGCGCGAGAGGAACCGTTTATCGGGGGGTTATCCAAATAAGCCATCTGGAGAGCATAACTCCCGATCGGGACGCGTTGCAGTCACGCCTGGATCGGCTCAACGAGAAGCCCTGA
- a CDS encoding PAS domain S-box protein, with amino-acid sequence MSEPLSVLLIGKSPDNLREILREFGREVELIHCERSEDGLTAVSGGGTDVVLLDLDHLGDPEATAFDHLREVAPEIPVIVLAAAGDDPAVLRAMECGAQDYLVKGKTDAELFSRAVRYAQERKRMELALRRSEAMYRRLVENLNEGVLSVDAAGLITFANPRMGEILGCPAERLVGSPIAGFIEAQVNPFCRQTDERQEFELDLLRSDGERVHALVVTSPIIDASGVFGGCLAGVLDITRRKRVEEALRQSEQKYRLVVESLSEGIWVLDPDACTSFVNPRMAEMLGYSPEEMVGRSIYAFVSPSCRARISDHLNRQKAGIREEYECEFVRSNGERITALMITSPLVDDAGVFKGTLAAVVDITERKRVNEEIRIRNEQLMVLNQVISVTATSLSLAELLEESLEKTLDLMGLHLGIVYMLDAERKRALLHCQRGMPSSSVSRNRVIKVHHWPFNFIFVAGQPRYIERRGDLNSIEASILEELEVSSLACIPLIAESVVVGAVYVGSRTKESFSREERALLETIGKEIGSGILKAMLHKRLEAANREANLYLDILTHDIKNAENVSSLYTDLLIEMLEGEAGLYAKKIRSSIRKSAEIIGNVSTIRRIHHDPPDLGEFDLDAIIRGEIAAFPDVAIEYEGTSCKVWADGLLPEVFSNLIRNAARLGGPEVMITIRVEEYDGENVLVSVEDTGPGISDGLKEAIFHRFERGWAEGCGDGLGLYIVRTLIERYGGRIWVEDRIAGRLDAGAAFRFTLREVLPSWPDGDDEDPDDECE; translated from the coding sequence ATGAGTGAACCCTTAAGCGTGCTGCTGATCGGGAAGAGTCCCGATAATCTCCGGGAGATTCTCCGCGAGTTCGGGCGTGAGGTTGAGTTGATCCACTGCGAGCGCTCGGAGGACGGGCTTACTGCGGTTTCGGGGGGTGGAACCGATGTGGTGCTCCTCGACCTCGATCATCTGGGGGACCCGGAAGCGACGGCCTTCGACCATCTGCGGGAAGTAGCGCCGGAAATCCCGGTAATCGTGCTTGCCGCGGCTGGAGATGACCCTGCCGTCCTCCGTGCTATGGAGTGCGGCGCGCAGGATTATCTGGTCAAAGGAAAGACTGATGCGGAACTCTTCTCCCGGGCCGTCAGGTATGCGCAGGAGCGGAAGCGGATGGAACTCGCGCTCCGCCGCTCAGAGGCGATGTACCGGAGACTGGTCGAGAATCTCAACGAAGGTGTTCTCTCCGTGGACGCGGCGGGCCTCATCACCTTTGCAAACCCGCGCATGGGGGAGATCCTTGGGTGCCCTGCCGAACGCCTGGTCGGGTCGCCGATTGCCGGGTTTATTGAAGCTCAAGTAAATCCGTTTTGCCGTCAAACCGACGAGAGGCAGGAGTTCGAACTGGACCTGCTCCGCAGCGACGGCGAGCGCGTCCACGCTCTTGTGGTCACGTCCCCGATCATCGATGCATCCGGAGTCTTTGGCGGCTGTCTTGCCGGAGTCCTCGACATCACCCGGAGAAAGCGCGTTGAAGAAGCGCTCAGGCAGAGCGAACAGAAGTACCGGCTTGTCGTCGAGAGTCTCAGCGAGGGGATATGGGTGCTTGACCCGGATGCCTGCACGTCGTTTGTCAACCCACGGATGGCGGAGATGCTCGGGTACTCACCGGAAGAGATGGTCGGCAGATCCATCTACGCATTTGTCTCACCTTCCTGCCGCGCCAGAATATCCGACCACCTGAACCGCCAGAAAGCCGGCATTCGGGAGGAGTATGAGTGTGAGTTTGTCAGGAGTAACGGCGAGCGGATCACGGCGCTGATGATCACGTCACCGCTTGTGGACGATGCGGGCGTATTCAAAGGCACCCTTGCCGCTGTGGTGGATATCACCGAGCGCAAGCGGGTGAATGAGGAGATCCGGATCCGAAACGAGCAGCTCATGGTGCTTAACCAGGTAATCAGTGTTACGGCGACCTCCCTTTCTCTTGCCGAACTTCTGGAGGAGTCTCTTGAGAAGACGCTTGACCTGATGGGGCTGCACCTTGGGATCGTCTATATGCTCGATGCCGAGCGAAAGCGGGCCCTCTTGCACTGCCAGAGAGGGATGCCCTCATCCAGCGTATCCCGGAACCGTGTGATCAAGGTCCATCACTGGCCGTTCAACTTCATCTTCGTTGCCGGCCAGCCCCGGTATATCGAGCGACGGGGTGATCTCAACTCAATCGAAGCAAGCATACTCGAGGAGCTCGAGGTCTCGTCGCTTGCCTGTATCCCCCTCATCGCAGAGTCGGTCGTTGTGGGGGCGGTCTATGTCGGGAGCAGAACAAAAGAATCCTTCTCCCGTGAGGAGAGGGCGCTCCTTGAGACGATAGGGAAAGAGATCGGGTCGGGCATCCTGAAAGCAATGCTCCATAAGAGACTCGAGGCGGCGAACCGGGAGGCGAACCTCTACCTCGACATCCTGACGCACGACATCAAGAACGCCGAGAATGTCTCGAGCCTCTATACGGATCTCCTCATTGAGATGCTGGAGGGGGAGGCCGGGCTGTACGCAAAGAAGATCAGGAGCAGCATTCGTAAGAGTGCTGAGATTATCGGGAATGTCTCGACGATTCGGCGCATCCATCATGATCCCCCAGATCTAGGCGAATTCGACCTTGACGCCATCATCAGGGGAGAGATTGCTGCCTTCCCGGATGTTGCGATTGAGTATGAGGGCACTTCCTGCAAAGTCTGGGCTGACGGCCTTCTCCCTGAAGTCTTCTCAAACCTCATCCGAAACGCCGCGAGGCTCGGCGGTCCTGAGGTCATGATCACCATACGGGTGGAGGAGTACGATGGCGAGAATGTGCTGGTATCGGTCGAGGATACCGGGCCGGGTATTTCCGACGGACTGAAGGAGGCGATCTTTCACCGGTTCGAGCGCGGATGGGCCGAGGGTTGCGGTGACGGGCTTGGTCTGTATATCGTTCGCACCCTCATCGAGCGCTACGGCGGGAGAATCTGGGTGGAGGACCGGATCGCGGGGCGGCTGGATGCCGGTGCGGCGTTTCGGTTCACTCTCCGTGAGGTCCTCCCCTCCTGGCCCGACGGGGATGATGAGGACCCTGATGATGAGTGTGAGTGA
- a CDS encoding TspO/MBR family protein: MAPAYIRFVQLLVAIGVCLIAALIGSLFTTPAVPTWYAGLAKPDLNPPAWVFGPVWTVLYILMGIALYLVWSKGWSKKGVKVAMAIFAVQLVLNVLWSYLFFGLQAPLFALIEIVLLWVAILMTVAAFYRVSVPAAVLLIPYLIWVTFATYLTYGVYILNP, translated from the coding sequence GTGGCACCAGCATACATCCGGTTCGTTCAGCTTCTGGTGGCGATAGGGGTCTGCCTGATTGCGGCGCTCATCGGGTCTCTCTTCACGACGCCGGCTGTCCCGACGTGGTATGCAGGGCTTGCAAAGCCCGATCTAAACCCTCCTGCGTGGGTCTTTGGCCCCGTCTGGACGGTGCTCTACATCCTCATGGGCATTGCGCTCTACCTTGTCTGGAGCAAGGGGTGGAGCAAGAAGGGCGTGAAGGTTGCTATGGCGATCTTTGCCGTCCAGCTGGTTTTGAACGTCCTCTGGTCGTATCTCTTCTTCGGACTGCAGGCACCGCTCTTTGCTCTCATCGAGATCGTGCTCCTCTGGGTCGCCATCCTGATGACGGTCGCGGCCTTTTACCGGGTATCGGTACCCGCGGCGGTGCTGCTCATCCCCTACCTCATCTGGGTGACCTTTGCGACCTACCTCACCTATGGAGTTTATATCCTCAATCCATAG
- the cutA gene encoding divalent-cation tolerance protein CutA produces MALPEYVVVFCTAPADESEAIAEAIIDARLAACVNITGVRSLFRWEGAVEEESEHLLIIKTRSDLLDALVARIKGLHSYEVPEIIALPIIGGYAPYLDWIQEATS; encoded by the coding sequence ATGGCTCTCCCGGAATACGTTGTGGTCTTCTGTACGGCCCCCGCAGATGAGTCGGAGGCAATAGCAGAGGCAATCATTGATGCACGCCTGGCAGCCTGCGTGAATATCACCGGTGTGCGGTCTCTCTTCCGGTGGGAGGGGGCGGTCGAGGAGGAATCCGAGCATCTCCTGATCATCAAGACCCGGTCGGATCTGCTCGACGCACTTGTTGCGCGGATCAAGGGCCTGCACAGTTATGAAGTCCCGGAGATCATCGCCCTCCCCATCATCGGCGGTTACGCGCCTTACCTAGACTGGATACAGGAGGCGACATCCTGA
- a CDS encoding DUF1894 domain-containing protein, translating to MGGCLEALKPEIILSQSSFKEAREYIKKNVKEYHEVEPGYKIFDVHIIGVPPLYIGVEGEHLIFPYTKPCHGTFVVKVPGGEEIARLRARKK from the coding sequence ATGGGCGGCTGTCTCGAAGCACTGAAACCCGAGATCATCCTCTCCCAGTCCTCATTCAAGGAGGCGCGGGAGTATATCAAGAAGAACGTCAAAGAATACCACGAGGTCGAGCCGGGCTATAAGATATTCGACGTCCACATCATCGGCGTCCCGCCGCTCTATATCGGCGTGGAGGGCGAGCACCTCATCTTCCCCTACACCAAACCCTGCCACGGAACGTTCGTGGTGAAGGTCCCGGGCGGAGAGGAGATCGCGCGGCTGCGGGCGAGGAAGAAGTAA
- a CDS encoding CDP-alcohol phosphatidyltransferase family protein translates to MTLDQFRPQVQWIVQPVVNQVRKIGITPNGLTIASLFVSALAGIAFYAGGVVLGTIMVALNAVCDALDGALAREMGVAGLRGDFLDHVIDRYADIFIITGIFAGGAASWPIGVFALTGVLMSSYLGTQAQAVGIGRYYGGILGRADRLVLIIIAGVLTVLIPGEIYGLNYLGWLLVIFGILGHYTAIQRFAHVWRQIEKH, encoded by the coding sequence ATGACGCTCGACCAGTTCCGACCGCAGGTGCAGTGGATCGTTCAGCCCGTAGTAAACCAGGTCCGAAAGATCGGGATCACCCCGAACGGGCTCACGATCGCATCGCTCTTTGTATCGGCACTGGCGGGAATTGCGTTCTATGCCGGCGGCGTTGTCCTCGGCACCATCATGGTCGCACTCAACGCCGTCTGCGACGCGCTCGACGGAGCGCTTGCCCGGGAGATGGGGGTTGCGGGACTCCGCGGCGACTTCCTCGATCACGTCATCGATCGCTACGCCGACATATTCATCATCACCGGGATCTTCGCGGGCGGCGCCGCTTCCTGGCCGATCGGTGTCTTTGCGCTGACCGGCGTCCTGATGTCCTCATACCTCGGCACCCAGGCGCAGGCCGTTGGAATTGGGAGGTACTACGGGGGTATCCTCGGCCGGGCGGACAGGCTCGTGCTGATCATCATCGCGGGCGTTCTCACGGTGCTGATCCCGGGGGAGATCTACGGCCTGAACTATCTCGGCTGGCTTCTTGTTATATTCGGCATCCTCGGACATTACACCGCCATCCAGCGGTTCGCGCACGTCTGGCGGCAGATAGAGAAGCACTGA